The proteins below come from a single Acidimicrobiia bacterium genomic window:
- a CDS encoding molybdopterin-dependent oxidoreductase encodes MGKRYERLTTPMIRVDNRLREATWEEALARTAEGLHNNPGLATGMFSCSKATNEMNFMAQKFARTVIGNNNIDSCNRTUHAPSVVGLATVLGAGGGTSSYEEIEHTDLIVLWGSNARAAHPIFFHHLMKGVRGGAKMYAVDPRRTESAQWADVWLGIDVGSDIALSNTIAREIIHADLADKAFISRATSGFDAYAASVDEWTLERGSEVTGVPPDAIRQLAHDYAMAPTAQLCWTLGITEHHNATDNVISLINLALLTGHVGRYGSGLVPIRGQNNVQGGGDMGALPNKLPGFQDVTNDDHRGKFEAAWGVKIPVEPGWHVTEMFDAMERGEITAMYIIGENPAQSEADAKRAVELLRGLDFLVVQDILLTKTATLADVVLPAAAGWAESNGTVTSSERRVQLMRKALDPPGDAKDDIEILCLLANEMGHIWGHPTAEEVWDEVRSLSPMHRGMSYARLDAHGGLQWPCPDDEHPGTQFLHAWLWEDPMSRDPAPMIPVEWAPPVDSLSPEFPIRLTTGRRLDGFNTGVQSGGYQSPIADGAVIDIDPIDGSRMHIADGDPVRVVSRRGSIEVPARYRDGLRPGLAFMAIHWPDDGDVNTLTLDAWDPKSGTAEFKATAVRIERLEAAG; translated from the coding sequence ATGGGCAAGCGCTACGAACGGCTCACCACCCCCATGATTCGGGTCGACAACCGCTTGAGGGAAGCCACCTGGGAAGAAGCCCTCGCACGGACCGCCGAAGGGCTCCACAACAATCCCGGCCTCGCGACCGGGATGTTCTCGTGCTCGAAGGCGACCAACGAGATGAACTTCATGGCTCAGAAGTTCGCCCGCACGGTCATCGGCAACAACAACATCGACAGCTGCAACCGGACCTGACACGCTCCATCCGTCGTCGGTCTGGCGACAGTCCTCGGAGCGGGAGGCGGCACCTCGTCGTATGAAGAGATCGAACACACCGATCTCATCGTCCTGTGGGGTTCCAACGCGCGGGCCGCCCACCCGATCTTCTTCCATCACCTCATGAAAGGTGTCCGTGGCGGCGCGAAGATGTACGCCGTCGATCCTCGCAGAACCGAATCTGCCCAGTGGGCCGATGTATGGCTCGGCATCGATGTCGGGTCCGACATCGCACTGTCGAACACGATCGCTCGGGAGATCATTCACGCCGACCTCGCCGACAAGGCCTTCATCTCGCGAGCGACCTCGGGATTCGACGCCTACGCCGCCTCGGTCGACGAGTGGACCCTCGAGCGCGGCTCCGAGGTGACGGGGGTTCCTCCCGATGCGATCCGCCAACTCGCGCACGACTACGCGATGGCGCCGACCGCACAGCTGTGCTGGACCCTTGGCATCACCGAGCACCACAACGCGACCGACAATGTCATCTCGCTGATCAACCTTGCACTCCTGACGGGTCATGTCGGCCGGTACGGGTCGGGACTCGTACCGATCCGGGGACAGAACAATGTCCAGGGGGGTGGGGACATGGGCGCACTCCCCAACAAGCTCCCGGGTTTCCAGGATGTGACGAACGACGATCATCGTGGCAAGTTCGAGGCGGCATGGGGCGTCAAGATCCCCGTTGAGCCGGGTTGGCATGTCACCGAAATGTTCGATGCCATGGAACGGGGCGAAATCACGGCGATGTACATCATCGGCGAGAACCCGGCACAGTCTGAAGCCGATGCGAAGCGAGCGGTCGAGCTCCTGCGTGGCCTCGACTTTCTCGTGGTCCAGGACATCCTTCTCACCAAGACGGCGACGCTCGCTGATGTGGTTCTCCCGGCGGCGGCAGGCTGGGCAGAGTCGAATGGCACCGTAACCAGTTCCGAACGGCGGGTGCAGTTGATGCGCAAAGCGCTGGACCCGCCCGGCGACGCCAAGGACGACATCGAGATCCTGTGCCTCCTCGCCAACGAGATGGGCCACATCTGGGGTCATCCGACGGCCGAGGAAGTGTGGGACGAGGTCCGGAGCCTTTCTCCGATGCACCGCGGCATGTCCTACGCACGGCTTGACGCACATGGTGGACTCCAGTGGCCATGCCCCGACGACGAGCATCCCGGCACCCAGTTCCTTCACGCATGGCTGTGGGAGGATCCGATGTCGCGTGATCCCGCGCCGATGATCCCCGTGGAGTGGGCGCCACCGGTGGATTCGCTGTCGCCGGAGTTCCCCATCCGGCTCACCACGGGGCGTCGCCTCGACGGGTTCAACACCGGGGTCCAGAGCGGGGGATATCAGTCGCCGATCGCCGACGGCGCCGTCATCGACATCGATCCGATCGACGGCAGCCGGATGCATATCGCTGACGGGGACCCGGTGCGGGTGGTGTCACGGCGTGGGTCGATCGAGGTTCCGGCGCGATACCGTGACGGTCTCAGACCCGGCCTCGCCTTCATGGCGATCCACTGGCCCGACGATGGTGATGTCAACACGCTCACGCTCGACGCATGGGACCCCAAGTCGGGAACCGCAGAGTTCAAGGCAACCGCGGTACGCATCGAACGGCTCGAGGCGGCGGGGTAG
- a CDS encoding formimidoylglutamate deiminase, with product MVTWHAQQAWLGGTGLESDVAIVTDGGSITEVQPGSVVDADRYLSGVVIPGLVSAHSHAFHRLLRGRTHGARGDFWSWRRSMYELARTLTPESYRELATEVFAEMVDAGVTTVGEFHYLHHRPDGAPYDDPNAVGIALIEAATVAGIRMTLLDTAYLSSDVSGAPPTPDQIRFSDGSIDAWRDRVAMLAAAVADREMVRLGVAAHSVRGVPIDDLATVAATAVELDLPFHIHVSEQRAENEACRTHHGLSPVGLLSREGALTPRTTLVHATHLEEGDIELIAAAGSMVCLCPTTEADLGDGIGPAIELASAGVPLCLGSDSNAVIDILREAHRLEHHDRLRLLRRGVHSPSALMAAATTTGMRSLGWSDRGIAAGGVADFVVVDPTSADLRGTGGSIEAIVLSATRASITEVVIGGIPHTPR from the coding sequence GTGGTCACATGGCACGCGCAGCAGGCCTGGCTCGGGGGCACCGGGCTCGAATCCGATGTTGCGATCGTCACCGACGGGGGCTCGATCACCGAGGTGCAGCCGGGGTCGGTCGTGGATGCCGACCGGTACCTGTCCGGAGTGGTGATCCCGGGGCTTGTGTCTGCGCATTCCCACGCGTTTCACCGCCTGCTCCGGGGTCGGACCCACGGGGCCAGGGGTGATTTCTGGTCGTGGCGCCGGTCGATGTATGAGCTTGCCCGAACCCTGACCCCGGAGAGCTATCGCGAGCTCGCAACCGAGGTCTTCGCCGAGATGGTCGACGCTGGCGTCACCACGGTCGGGGAGTTCCATTACCTCCACCATCGACCCGACGGTGCCCCCTACGACGACCCCAACGCGGTCGGCATCGCACTCATCGAAGCCGCAACGGTGGCCGGGATCCGGATGACGCTCCTCGACACGGCGTACCTCTCCTCGGATGTCAGCGGTGCACCGCCGACACCGGACCAGATCCGCTTTTCGGATGGATCGATCGATGCGTGGAGGGACCGCGTCGCCATGCTTGCCGCTGCGGTCGCCGACCGTGAGATGGTCCGGCTCGGTGTCGCAGCCCACTCGGTGCGCGGCGTGCCTATCGATGATCTCGCCACCGTTGCGGCGACGGCCGTGGAACTCGATCTACCGTTCCATATCCATGTGTCGGAGCAGCGTGCCGAGAACGAAGCCTGTCGCACGCATCACGGTCTCTCACCGGTGGGGCTCTTGTCACGCGAGGGTGCGCTGACTCCCCGGACGACGCTCGTGCACGCGACGCACCTTGAGGAGGGCGACATCGAGCTGATCGCTGCGGCTGGCTCGATGGTGTGCCTCTGTCCGACCACTGAGGCCGATCTCGGGGATGGAATCGGTCCGGCGATCGAGCTCGCATCAGCGGGTGTTCCGCTGTGTCTCGGCTCCGATTCGAACGCGGTCATCGACATCCTCAGAGAGGCCCACCGACTCGAACACCACGACCGGCTCCGGCTGCTGCGGCGCGGCGTCCACAGCCCGAGTGCCCTGATGGCAGCGGCGACAACCACGGGGATGCGGTCACTCGGATGGAGCGACCGCGGCATCGCTGCGGGAGGTGTTGCCGACTTCGTTGTCGTGGACCCGACCTCGGCGGACCTGCGCGGAACGGGCGGCTCGATCGAGGCGATCGTATTGTCAGCAACCCGCGCGAGCATCACCGAGGTCGTGATCGGCGGCATCCCCCACACCCCCCGTTGA